The following proteins are encoded in a genomic region of Sulfurimonas sp. HSL3-7:
- a CDS encoding endonuclease V, translating to MMTYRKIHPLEGLSFQEMTGIQKSLRTRICDTPLAKEPRFVSGVDVGYDTSRKRGVAVIITFDFKSREVVDTAYAVGDATLPYHPGFLAFRELPLFLKAWEKLETETDLLFFDGQGRIHPRRMGLATHAGFFVDRPTIGIAKNPFFGTYEEPENTLGSYRYVYDNEEKIGAVLRSKIGTKPVFVSAGNLITLEDALRITLHFVDGKYRLPMPTRLADSYTKQLRGEY from the coding sequence ATGATGACATACAGGAAGATACACCCCCTTGAAGGGCTCAGTTTTCAGGAGATGACCGGAATCCAGAAAAGCCTCCGCACCCGAATATGCGACACCCCGCTCGCAAAAGAGCCCCGTTTCGTCAGCGGCGTGGATGTCGGCTACGACACCTCCCGCAAAAGAGGGGTCGCCGTCATCATCACATTCGATTTCAAAAGCAGGGAGGTCGTCGACACCGCCTATGCCGTCGGTGACGCAACTCTCCCTTACCATCCGGGTTTCCTGGCCTTTCGTGAACTTCCCCTTTTTCTCAAAGCGTGGGAGAAGCTCGAAACGGAGACGGACCTTCTCTTTTTCGACGGCCAGGGACGGATCCACCCCAGACGCATGGGGCTGGCGACCCATGCCGGTTTTTTTGTCGACAGACCGACGATCGGGATTGCGAAAAACCCTTTTTTCGGAACATATGAAGAGCCGGAAAATACTCTCGGAAGCTACCGCTACGTCTATGACAATGAGGAAAAGATCGGGGCCGTATTGCGTTCAAAGATCGGCACGAAACCGGTCTTCGTCTCAGCGGGCAACCTTATTACGCTGGAGGATGCGCTCAGGATCACCCTGCACTTTGTTGACGGAAAGTACCGGCTACCGATGCCCACCCGTCTGGCGGACAGCTATACCAAACAGCTTCGCGGTGAGTACTGA
- a CDS encoding diguanylate phosphodiesterase, protein MSQLIQIIYCSAAKHLFSKSELVHLLAKSRSNNLKNSVTGMLLYAEGSFFQVLEGEPEVVERLFETIRHDRRHRDVTLIIHEPIAERTFGDWTMGYADITSKEVDELLGANDFFGTEESFTRLGQDRAMKLLEAFRHGRWRVRLSDNAELSDIQDSTGAPDSSVPSAGTPSGLPPHPDYTFAFQPIVNVKNGTIFSYEALLRGLDNESAESILQHVEEKEMHRFDEKSRILAIEMAAKLGLSARLNLNFLPRSVDSSPTAISSILQTAKRCGLREDQIVLEILEREIIDDFDYFNAVLDDYRGSGMHFAIDDFGSGYAGLNLLAEFQPDLIKLDMELVRGIDYRGPRQAIVRGIIRTCEDLGIDIIAEGVETPEEYRWLHNEGIELYQGRLFAGPAFEALPVTYRMPG, encoded by the coding sequence ATGTCCCAACTTATTCAGATCATTTACTGCAGTGCAGCCAAACATCTCTTCAGCAAGAGCGAGCTGGTGCATCTGCTTGCCAAATCGCGCAGCAACAATCTAAAAAACAGCGTGACCGGCATGCTCCTCTATGCCGAAGGAAGCTTCTTCCAGGTACTGGAGGGGGAACCTGAGGTCGTAGAGAGGCTGTTCGAGACGATCAGGCACGATCGGCGCCACAGAGATGTCACGCTCATCATACATGAGCCCATTGCGGAGCGTACGTTCGGTGACTGGACGATGGGGTACGCGGACATCACCTCCAAGGAGGTCGACGAGCTCCTTGGGGCCAACGATTTTTTCGGTACAGAAGAGTCTTTTACACGTCTGGGACAGGACCGGGCCATGAAACTGCTTGAAGCTTTCAGACATGGCCGCTGGCGGGTAAGGCTGAGTGATAACGCCGAGCTGTCGGATATCCAAGATTCCACGGGTGCCCCCGATAGCTCTGTACCGTCAGCGGGCACCCCGTCAGGGCTTCCGCCGCATCCGGATTACACTTTCGCTTTCCAGCCCATCGTCAATGTCAAAAACGGTACCATCTTCTCTTACGAAGCGCTGCTTCGGGGCTTGGACAACGAATCCGCCGAAAGCATCCTGCAACATGTGGAGGAGAAGGAAATGCACAGGTTCGACGAGAAAAGCAGGATACTGGCCATCGAAATGGCCGCAAAGCTGGGGCTCTCCGCCCGTCTGAACCTCAATTTTCTCCCCAGGAGCGTGGACTCTTCGCCGACGGCGATCTCCTCGATACTGCAGACGGCAAAGCGGTGCGGTCTGCGAGAGGACCAGATCGTGCTGGAGATCCTGGAGCGGGAGATCATCGACGATTTCGACTACTTCAATGCGGTCCTTGACGATTATCGCGGTTCGGGGATGCACTTTGCGATCGACGACTTCGGCTCCGGGTACGCGGGGCTGAACCTCCTGGCAGAGTTCCAGCCCGATCTGATCAAGCTCGATATGGAGCTGGTCCGCGGCATCGACTACAGAGGACCGCGCCAGGCGATAGTGCGGGGCATCATCCGCACCTGCGAGGATCTTGGGATCGACATCATCGCCGAGGGTGTCGAGACACCGGAGGAGTACAGGTGGCTGCACAACGAAGGGATCGAGCTCTATCAGGGACGTCTGTTTGCCGGACCGGCCTTTGAAGCACTGCCGGTAACGTATAGGATGCCGGGTTGA
- a CDS encoding GDSL-type esterase/lipase family protein: MKDIRICYVGDSFVNGTGDPDKLGWVGRLSRNAESDGIEITHYNLGIRRETSSDIVQRWASECRARLPDGSDNRVVFSFGVNDAVVEKGSPRVGVDVSVVNARAILTEALRTYAVIMVGPPPIDDDALNVKIRELDEKYAGLCRELKVPYLSVFDRLAGDAVWNCEVKGNDGAHPRAEGYTRLAEYIQSWEGWWFRN, translated from the coding sequence TTGAAAGATATTCGCATCTGCTATGTCGGTGACTCGTTTGTCAACGGGACCGGCGATCCTGACAAACTGGGCTGGGTAGGCCGGCTGAGCCGGAATGCCGAGAGTGACGGTATTGAGATCACGCACTACAACCTTGGTATTAGGCGGGAGACCTCTAGCGATATAGTGCAAAGGTGGGCGTCGGAGTGCCGTGCGAGGCTGCCCGATGGCAGTGATAACCGGGTGGTCTTCTCCTTCGGGGTCAACGACGCTGTCGTCGAGAAAGGCAGCCCGAGAGTCGGGGTTGATGTAAGTGTGGTCAATGCAAGAGCGATTCTGACGGAGGCGCTGAGGACTTATGCTGTCATCATGGTCGGGCCGCCGCCGATCGATGACGATGCGCTCAACGTAAAGATCAGAGAGCTCGATGAGAAGTACGCAGGCCTCTGCCGAGAGCTGAAGGTACCCTACCTCTCCGTCTTTGACCGGCTGGCCGGTGATGCGGTGTGGAACTGCGAGGTCAAGGGCAATGACGGCGCCCACCCTCGCGCAGAAGGGTACACACGGCTGGCCGAGTACATCCAAAGTTGGGAAGGGTGGTGGTTCAGGAACTGA
- a CDS encoding cation:proton antiporter: protein MEHLLLAIFLTLAIAAVLSIVLKRFGISHIIGYIMTGTIISYLFGFNGLRIDTLDLVGEFGIVFLMFTIGLELSFNKIRKMKEILLANGLLQVVLSVAVIFLMAYSVFGLDFNTSIIVSLAFSLSSTAIVLTYLKQSKDILTPYGQKSMGILIFQDLAVIPILLLITFLSNNDLSIGEVLVKTVLSAVVVVAVMFTVGEKTVNALLKFSAKTELEELFLGSVFAIVIGASLLAHEMGFTYSLGAFIAGMIIADTDYNVKVESDIASYKDLLLGIFFFSVGTKIDVLYFVQNIHIILFVFVLVMLFKAVVIYAIIRRSSDKNTSAKTALALAQVGEFSFAVFALAGSQGLITKETASFLILVSVISMILTPFVINNIYKLSSYFEKEFYEADVITPIGLREHVVVAGFSMLGKIVAKDLKERGVAFVIISDNLKHVLHARKLGYMAYFGHLNKLPVLESLKVDQAKAVILTVNSEHNKRLISEAVHSFSDHANIIMKIDSAEERKQMRDLHDVEFVDASFEVSNLLVDRAMRHSA from the coding sequence ATGGAACATCTACTACTCGCCATCTTTTTGACACTGGCCATCGCGGCGGTGCTGAGCATCGTTTTGAAACGCTTCGGCATCTCGCACATCATCGGCTACATCATGACCGGGACGATCATCAGCTACCTCTTCGGTTTCAACGGACTTCGCATCGACACGCTCGACCTTGTCGGGGAATTCGGTATTGTCTTTCTGATGTTCACGATCGGGCTTGAGCTCAGCTTTAACAAGATCAGGAAGATGAAAGAGATCCTTCTTGCCAACGGGTTGCTGCAGGTGGTGCTCAGCGTCGCCGTCATCTTTCTCATGGCCTATTCTGTCTTCGGCCTGGACTTCAACACCTCCATCATCGTCTCGCTGGCCTTCTCGCTCTCCTCGACGGCGATCGTGCTGACCTACCTGAAACAGTCCAAAGACATCCTCACGCCGTACGGGCAGAAGTCAATGGGGATACTGATCTTTCAGGATCTGGCGGTCATCCCCATTTTACTGCTGATCACCTTTTTGTCCAACAACGACCTCTCCATCGGCGAGGTGCTCGTCAAGACGGTTCTTTCGGCCGTCGTCGTGGTCGCCGTAATGTTTACCGTCGGCGAGAAGACGGTCAATGCGCTGCTGAAGTTCTCAGCCAAGACGGAGCTCGAAGAGCTCTTTTTGGGCTCGGTCTTTGCCATCGTTATCGGGGCTTCCCTGCTGGCGCACGAGATGGGCTTTACCTATTCGCTGGGGGCTTTTATCGCGGGGATGATCATCGCCGACACCGACTACAATGTCAAGGTCGAATCGGACATCGCCAGCTACAAAGACCTGCTGCTTGGCATCTTCTTCTTCAGCGTCGGGACGAAGATCGACGTGCTCTATTTTGTGCAGAATATCCATATCATCCTCTTCGTCTTTGTGCTGGTGATGCTTTTCAAGGCCGTTGTCATTTATGCCATCATCAGGCGTAGTTCCGACAAGAACACCTCGGCCAAGACCGCACTGGCACTGGCCCAGGTGGGAGAGTTCTCGTTTGCGGTCTTTGCACTGGCGGGGTCGCAGGGACTCATCACCAAAGAGACGGCCAGTTTCCTCATCCTTGTGAGCGTTATTTCGATGATCCTGACCCCATTCGTCATCAACAACATCTACAAACTCTCCTCCTACTTTGAAAAAGAGTTTTACGAGGCGGACGTCATCACCCCGATCGGCCTGAGAGAGCATGTCGTCGTTGCCGGATTCTCCATGCTCGGAAAGATCGTCGCAAAAGATCTGAAAGAGCGGGGCGTCGCCTTCGTCATCATCTCCGACAACCTCAAGCATGTCCTGCATGCGAGGAAACTGGGCTACATGGCTTACTTCGGCCACCTGAACAAACTGCCCGTTCTGGAGTCTTTGAAGGTCGACCAGGCGAAAGCTGTCATCCTGACCGTGAACAGCGAACACAACAAACGGCTCATCAGCGAAGCGGTGCACAGCTTTTCGGACCATGCCAATATCATCATGAAGATCGACAGCGCGGAGGAGCGCAAGCAGATGCGGGATCTGCATGACGTTGAGTTCGTCGATGCGAGTTTCGAAGTCTCAAACCTGCTGGTCGACCGTGCTATGAGACATAGCGCTTGA
- the ftsH gene encoding ATP-dependent zinc metalloprotease FtsH, protein MPLNKPPLPDTLKKSPWSNLLMLLFLVASLMVLYNFFGEQKEVETLSYNSFKTEIGQGTIKEIMIDKDQVTAAGRRVPGQKPHYYRTVLPPFQDKAFFDLLEKHHVEIRVKSQKESALWVALVSMLPWLLFLWLIFFFASRMRQHMDNVQGGLLNFIKSTAKKYEKRRSAIGYDDVAGLENAKKELAEVVDFLKNPVRYEQIGAQIPKGILLMGPPGTGKTLLAKAVAGEADVPFFSISGSEFVEVFVGVGASRVRDLFESAKKEAPAIVFIDEIDSIGRARGAGIGGGYDEKEQTLNQILSELDGFEPNEQVVVLAATNRPDILDPALLRPGRFDRKIILAMPSKEAREKILQIHTKKVRKEASVDLAKLAKLTVGFNGADLKNLVNEAAMYAARQKKEKVTQDDLLYARDRILMGIEQEFAMDEKDKKRVAIHEAGHALTALLLKHADPLEKVSIIPRGWALGATEQLPKKDMRNFPQSYLLDKIGVMLGGRVSEQILLHELSSGAANDLEEATALAVHMVCQWGMSSEIGPVHYKRGEEHVFLGREMAMPKNFSEATAKLIDDEVRMLITQKEEEVTRLLNVHKEELTLLAEELQERETMNKEEIEILLQHSKKTSSAE, encoded by the coding sequence ATGCCTCTTAATAAACCCCCATTGCCCGATACGCTGAAAAAAAGTCCGTGGTCCAATCTTTTAATGCTCCTTTTCCTGGTTGCGTCACTTATGGTTCTTTATAACTTTTTTGGCGAGCAAAAAGAGGTCGAAACACTTTCATACAACAGTTTCAAAACAGAGATCGGACAGGGGACGATCAAAGAGATAATGATAGACAAGGATCAGGTGACTGCCGCTGGCAGGAGAGTACCGGGGCAGAAGCCCCATTATTACAGGACCGTACTCCCGCCGTTTCAAGATAAAGCATTCTTTGACCTCCTGGAAAAGCATCACGTGGAGATACGCGTAAAATCCCAGAAAGAGTCCGCTTTATGGGTTGCCCTCGTCTCAATGCTCCCATGGCTGCTGTTTTTATGGCTCATCTTTTTCTTTGCCTCCAGAATGAGACAGCATATGGACAATGTGCAGGGTGGACTTTTAAACTTCATTAAATCAACCGCCAAAAAATACGAAAAGAGACGAAGTGCCATCGGATATGACGATGTGGCGGGGTTGGAGAATGCGAAAAAAGAGCTGGCCGAAGTCGTGGACTTTCTGAAAAACCCCGTAAGGTACGAACAGATCGGGGCACAGATACCCAAAGGCATCCTTCTGATGGGTCCTCCGGGTACAGGCAAGACACTTCTGGCCAAGGCGGTCGCCGGGGAGGCGGACGTTCCCTTTTTCAGCATCAGCGGTTCCGAGTTTGTGGAGGTGTTTGTCGGGGTAGGCGCTTCCAGAGTGCGTGACCTGTTCGAGTCTGCAAAGAAGGAGGCGCCGGCCATCGTTTTTATCGATGAGATCGACTCCATAGGCAGGGCACGCGGTGCGGGAATCGGCGGCGGCTATGATGAAAAGGAGCAGACCCTCAACCAGATCCTATCGGAGCTCGACGGTTTTGAACCCAACGAGCAGGTAGTCGTCCTGGCGGCCACCAACCGCCCGGACATACTCGATCCTGCCCTGCTGCGTCCGGGAAGGTTTGACCGCAAGATCATCCTGGCGATGCCTTCGAAAGAGGCCAGAGAGAAGATTCTGCAGATCCATACGAAAAAGGTCCGAAAAGAGGCCTCCGTCGATCTTGCCAAGCTGGCGAAGCTGACGGTGGGATTCAACGGAGCCGATCTCAAAAACCTTGTCAATGAAGCGGCCATGTATGCCGCCAGGCAGAAAAAAGAGAAGGTGACGCAAGATGATCTGCTCTATGCCCGCGACCGCATTCTGATGGGGATCGAACAGGAGTTTGCCATGGACGAAAAAGACAAAAAAAGAGTCGCCATCCATGAGGCTGGGCATGCCCTGACGGCGCTGCTGCTCAAACATGCCGATCCGCTGGAAAAGGTCAGTATCATCCCCCGTGGCTGGGCACTTGGCGCTACGGAACAACTTCCCAAGAAAGACATGAGGAACTTCCCGCAATCGTACCTCTTGGACAAGATCGGTGTTATGCTCGGGGGCAGAGTCTCCGAACAGATCCTGCTCCATGAGCTCTCTTCAGGAGCGGCGAACGACCTTGAAGAGGCTACCGCACTGGCTGTCCATATGGTATGCCAATGGGGGATGAGCAGCGAGATCGGTCCGGTCCACTACAAACGGGGGGAGGAGCATGTCTTTCTGGGACGGGAGATGGCCATGCCGAAAAACTTTAGCGAAGCTACGGCCAAGCTGATCGATGACGAAGTGAGAATGCTCATCACCCAAAAAGAGGAGGAGGTGACCAGGCTGCTGAATGTGCACAAAGAGGAGCTCACCCTTCTCGCTGAAGAGCTGCAGGAACGAGAGACAATGAACAAAGAGGAGATCGAAATACTGTTGCAGCACTCCAAAAAGACTTCGTCCGCCGAATAG
- a CDS encoding SPFH domain-containing protein, with translation MESLYVLLVIVIGVIVVLFKGIRIVSQGEEWVIERLGKYSRNLNPGLNLIIPFIDSVREKVSTRDIILDIPQQEVITSDNAVILANAIAFIRVTKPQDAIYGVEDFREAIRSLIMTTLRSIIGEMKLDEALSNRESIKARLKSEIIDDLADWGVTVKSVEIQDITPSKSMQHAMEQQAAAERERRAVETRAEGTKNAMVLEAQGKLEAAMKEADAQIALARASATAIADITQATEGKEFPAMFLLGDRYIDSLNQLSKSENSKFVVYPADLQATVKGMMGSIFNKG, from the coding sequence ATGGAAAGTCTCTATGTATTGCTGGTTATCGTCATCGGTGTCATCGTCGTTCTCTTCAAGGGGATCAGGATCGTCTCCCAGGGTGAAGAGTGGGTCATCGAACGTCTCGGGAAGTACTCGAGGAACCTGAACCCGGGGCTCAACCTCATCATCCCCTTCATCGACTCGGTACGCGAGAAGGTCTCGACGCGCGACATCATCCTCGACATCCCGCAGCAGGAGGTGATCACGAGCGATAATGCGGTCATCCTGGCCAATGCCATCGCCTTCATCCGCGTGACGAAACCACAGGACGCCATCTACGGCGTCGAGGATTTCCGGGAGGCGATCCGCAGCCTGATCATGACGACGCTGCGTTCGATCATCGGGGAGATGAAACTCGACGAAGCCCTCTCCAACCGCGAATCCATCAAAGCCCGTCTGAAAAGCGAGATCATCGACGACCTCGCCGACTGGGGTGTTACGGTCAAGTCCGTGGAGATCCAGGACATCACCCCGTCCAAGTCCATGCAACACGCCATGGAGCAGCAGGCCGCGGCAGAGCGTGAGAGACGCGCCGTCGAGACACGGGCCGAAGGAACGAAGAACGCCATGGTCCTTGAGGCCCAGGGCAAACTTGAAGCGGCCATGAAAGAGGCCGATGCGCAGATAGCGCTGGCCAGAGCCTCCGCCACTGCCATCGCCGACATCACGCAGGCGACGGAGGGCAAAGAGTTCCCTGCGATGTTCCTGCTCGGCGACCGCTACATCGATTCATTGAACCAGCTCTCCAAATCGGAGAACAGCAAGTTCGTCGTCTACCCCGCCGATCTTCAGGCGACCGTCAAAGGGATGATGGGCTCCATTTTCAACAAAGGGTAG
- a CDS encoding NfeD family protein yields MIEFLSSHMLWWHWLILGSILVVAEIFIPSFITVWLGLSALIVGFMDLALGTSFTVELAVWIVLSVLFIYLWFKVFKPKTPSRAGQSDNSFDVYGTVVETIRKGEKGKVKFDAPVLGDTQWFAIADEDLDEETRVEIIEIRGQLMYVKRLV; encoded by the coding sequence ATGATCGAATTTTTGAGTTCCCATATGCTTTGGTGGCATTGGCTGATCCTCGGCAGCATACTGGTCGTCGCGGAGATCTTTATCCCCTCGTTTATCACTGTCTGGCTGGGTCTTTCTGCCCTCATCGTAGGGTTTATGGACCTTGCCCTCGGGACCTCTTTTACCGTCGAGCTGGCAGTCTGGATCGTCCTCTCAGTGCTCTTCATCTATCTCTGGTTCAAGGTCTTCAAGCCTAAAACCCCTTCACGCGCCGGGCAGTCCGACAACTCGTTCGATGTCTACGGAACCGTGGTCGAAACGATCAGAAAAGGCGAAAAAGGGAAGGTGAAGTTCGATGCGCCGGTGTTGGGCGATACCCAGTGGTTCGCTATTGCCGACGAGGATCTAGACGAAGAGACACGGGTCGAGATCATCGAGATCCGCGGTCAATTAATGTATGTGAAAAGGTTGGTATAG
- a CDS encoding DUF6597 domain-containing transcriptional factor encodes MFKHSMYLPDDKLKDWVKVIWFLEQDGKEKMEEKIIMPDGCVCLTFILTNHTENSFCYGSTLEYGIYISPPSMEKYATALNDELYAVDVTLYPGVFFNLFGIPITAMEHRMYNVKELSLNFDESILEKLIRYKGNVELSLNCLNDFLYKLFYQRFRPDALLLSTSDLVRKGDLDHFYLQQSLSTRQIQRKIKESTGLNPNTIHRINRFYNSLKYIKQNECNLKFSQIALANQFTDQSHFIKEFKFFSGKTPKEFLLNSQDYLQYTCNIYC; translated from the coding sequence TTGTTTAAACACAGTATGTATCTACCGGATGATAAGTTAAAAGACTGGGTAAAAGTGATCTGGTTTCTTGAACAAGATGGCAAGGAGAAGATGGAGGAGAAGATCATCATGCCTGACGGTTGTGTCTGTCTTACCTTTATATTAACCAATCACACCGAAAACTCTTTTTGTTACGGATCGACGCTCGAATACGGCATCTATATCTCGCCGCCTTCGATGGAAAAGTATGCAACGGCACTCAACGATGAGTTGTATGCGGTTGATGTGACCTTGTACCCCGGCGTCTTTTTCAACCTCTTCGGTATTCCGATCACTGCGATGGAACACAGAATGTACAATGTCAAAGAGCTTTCACTTAATTTTGACGAATCCATACTCGAAAAACTGATCCGCTACAAGGGGAACGTCGAGCTCTCGCTGAACTGTCTGAACGATTTTCTCTACAAGCTCTTCTATCAGAGGTTCCGTCCTGACGCCCTGCTTCTGAGCACATCGGACCTTGTCAGAAAAGGAGATCTCGACCATTTCTACCTGCAGCAGAGTCTTTCAACACGACAGATCCAACGGAAGATAAAAGAGTCCACCGGACTCAATCCAAACACGATCCACCGTATCAACAGGTTCTACAACTCACTTAAATACATTAAACAAAATGAGTGCAACCTAAAATTCAGCCAGATCGCGCTTGCCAACCAGTTTACTGACCAATCCCACTTTATCAAGGAGTTTAAATTCTTTTCAGGCAAAACCCCGAAAGAGTTTCTGCTCAACTCACAGGACTATCTTCAGTACACCTGTAATATCTATTGTTGA
- the peaA gene encoding quinohemoprotein amine dehydrogenase subunit alpha — translation MSSVPLFAAVDAKMGAEIINSKCTACHSGTLGTGLSRISDQRKSPEGWYMTISRMQRHGLDLTTEERMSAVKYLSDNQGLTPDELMPYVYVLDKTPNAMEEGKDELLTEMCVRCHSEARIGLQRRTADEWRGLVNFHVAQFISFEVQAQARDRDWFGVANNEIVPYLEANFGKDEKVWKAYQESIKGFELPLKWSVYGHTPGKGDFKADLTFTKNSDETYAVTMLSEYADGEKVTAEGTGIAYSGTEVRASLEQNGVAMQQIMHVNASDGTFTGRVYETLHNENGSYLKATAADKKETEIAGVYPKALKAGESTTLTIVGSNLGGTVSLNGDVKVLKTLKQNENEIVLEVQADKAAKTSQSSITIGSAVFENSFAVYEKVDYVSVTPDYAVSRTGSEAKNSKILKQYATFEAIGFSNGADGEQGTEDDVNLGVLPVTWNIEPFDEQAIKDKDVLYAGSINRYTGMFTPSEDGLNPKRTYSTNNVGNLFIVATYLQDDGQIDGKAHLIATVPKFVNPPIN, via the coding sequence TTGTCTTCAGTACCGCTATTTGCAGCAGTAGATGCAAAAATGGGTGCTGAAATAATTAATAGTAAATGTACGGCATGTCACAGCGGGACCCTTGGGACGGGACTGAGCAGAATCTCAGACCAGAGAAAGTCGCCGGAAGGGTGGTACATGACGATCTCCAGAATGCAGCGTCACGGCCTGGACCTTACAACAGAAGAACGCATGAGTGCCGTGAAATATCTCTCTGACAACCAGGGGTTGACACCGGATGAACTCATGCCGTATGTCTATGTATTGGACAAGACGCCGAACGCTATGGAAGAGGGCAAAGATGAGCTGTTGACTGAGATGTGCGTACGCTGTCACTCGGAAGCACGCATCGGTCTTCAGAGACGAACGGCGGACGAATGGAGAGGACTGGTCAATTTCCATGTCGCTCAATTCATCTCGTTCGAAGTACAGGCTCAGGCGCGTGACAGAGACTGGTTCGGTGTCGCCAATAACGAGATCGTACCTTACCTCGAAGCCAATTTCGGTAAAGATGAAAAGGTGTGGAAAGCGTATCAGGAGTCGATCAAAGGTTTTGAACTTCCTCTAAAATGGAGTGTCTATGGTCACACGCCTGGCAAGGGTGATTTTAAAGCAGACCTGACTTTTACCAAGAACAGCGACGAAACCTATGCGGTCACGATGCTCTCAGAATATGCTGACGGTGAGAAAGTGACAGCCGAAGGTACAGGTATTGCCTACAGCGGTACGGAAGTAAGAGCCTCTTTGGAGCAAAACGGTGTGGCAATGCAGCAGATCATGCACGTCAACGCGTCGGACGGCACTTTCACGGGTCGTGTCTACGAAACACTGCACAACGAGAACGGAAGCTATCTGAAAGCGACGGCAGCAGACAAAAAAGAGACGGAGATCGCCGGTGTTTATCCTAAAGCGCTAAAAGCGGGCGAGAGTACGACACTAACGATCGTCGGTTCAAATCTTGGCGGGACAGTATCACTCAACGGTGATGTAAAAGTACTCAAGACACTGAAGCAGAACGAGAACGAGATCGTGCTTGAAGTGCAAGCGGACAAGGCTGCCAAAACCTCACAGAGCAGTATCACGATCGGCAGTGCTGTGTTTGAAAACAGCTTTGCGGTCTATGAAAAAGTGGACTATGTAAGTGTAACGCCGGACTATGCCGTCTCAAGAACGGGAAGCGAAGCGAAAAATTCTAAAATTCTTAAACAATATGCGACCTTTGAAGCGATCGGTTTCAGTAACGGTGCTGACGGAGAACAGGGAACTGAGGACGACGTAAATCTTGGTGTCTTGCCGGTGACCTGGAATATCGAGCCGTTCGATGAGCAGGCAATCAAAGATAAAGATGTTCTGTATGCCGGAAGTATTAACCGTTATACAGGAATGTTCACGCCGAGTGAAGACGGTTTGAACCCTAAACGAACGTATTCGACGAACAATGTCGGGAACCTCTTTATCGTGGCGACTTACCTTCAGGACGACGGGCAGATCGACGGGAAAGCACACCTTATCGCTACGGTGCCTAAATTCGTTAATCCGCCGATCAATTAA